The Phormidium sp. PBR-2020 DNA segment GGTTCGTGGGCGAGTTTCCTGGGTTCGGCTGAGATACTTGGCAATCCCAATCAGCGTCAACCAGGTTTGTTGACTGGCGGCTTCTAGATCGGCAATGGCGATCGGTTGTGGCGACATCGGGTCTGGGATGCGAGACTGGGGTTGAGTGAGCGTCTCCCCCTCGTCCACCTCGATCGCCTCCATATCAATCGAACGGACATCAATCAGACGAACCTCATAATTTGAACGCTTGGAGTTGAAATCGAGTTCAACAATCGCATCACAGCGGCCTGGGGGAAGGTCATCCTCATAATGACCCCACCACATCCCCGGAAACCCATGATCGCAACTCTCATCTCGCAGTCGAAACGAGGTAATCAGATATTGTAATTTCTGCCCCTTGACCTTGAGTTTTCGATGTCTCGCCCCCTCAAACCAACCGTTTCGCACTCGCAAGCGAGGGACGGGATTTCCCATCCCACAGGGTTCGAGATGTTTCAACTCCCGAAACAAGTCTTGACCGAGATCCGCCACCGTCACCTCTAAGTCATAGTTGAGAATCGGTTGCATCCCACCAAATCGTCCCAATTTTTGGACCAATCGTTGATTGAGGGCTTCTCGTAACAGCGGTAAATTCTCCAGGGGAAGACTTAACCCCGCCGCAAAGGGATGGCCGCCAAAGCGATGCAGCAGATGGGCCTGACTGTTGACTAACTCATAGAGATCCAATCCTGCCACAGAACGGGCTGACCCTTTCGCCAAGGGCGGATCACTCTGATGATCTTCCCAGAGTAACAGGGTTGGCCGACCCCATTCACTGGCAATCTGTCCCGCCACCAAGCCCAACACCCCCACCTCCCATTGAGGATCACTGAGAACTAAAACCGTCGTCGTCGACAAATCAATCTGTTGAAGCTGCTGTTGCACACTTTGCAACACTCGCTGCTGCACTTCCTTGCGGCGAGCGTTGGCTTCATCCGCTTGTCGGGCCAGGGTTTCCGCGCGATCGCCATCTCGGCAAGTCAACAACTCCACACAAAAACTGGCATCCCCATACACCCGACTGACGGCGTTAATTCGCGGCCCAATGCCAAAGGAGATATCGGTGGGGCGATCGCCATGACGTTTACAATGCTGCAACAAAGCCTTCACCCCCGGATGAGTGGGGTTAGTCATCTGTTCCCGGAGTTGTTGCAACCCTCGCTGGGCTAAATAGCGACAATCTCCCCGTAACTCCACCAAATCGGCAATCAAACCGATCGCCACCAAATCCAACAAACCCTCCTTCGGCTGTTGAGGAATCTCCGGTAAGGCCTCATAGAGACCTTCCACCAACTTATAGGCTACCGCCACCCCCGACAAATGATAGAGAGGGTGGTCCTCAGGGAAATTGCGAGGATTAATCAACGCCGTAACAGGAGGACGTTGAGGCAATAGAGTATGGTGATCGGTGACAATAATATCGACTCCCAACTCCGCCGCCCGCTCAATTTCCGCCAGATTCGTACTTCCCGTATCACAGGTGACAATCAGGCTCACCCCTTGTGCCGCTAACCGCTCAATTCCGGCGTGGTTCAGGCCATGAGACTCCGTGAGGCGATTGGGGATGTAGTACGACAACTGCCGCGAACGGTCGAAAAACTGCCCCAGTCCTTCCCAAAGCACTGACGTCGCCGTCACTCCGTCCGCATCGAAATCTCCCCAGATTGCCACGGCGTCTCCGTGGGCGATCGCCTGTTGCAAGCGGGCGATCGCCTGCTGGAGTTCTGCCCCAAATGCAGCCGCAGCAGTCGGTTGGTAGTGGCGTGAATCGAGGAATCCTCGTAGCTGAGACAGGTCTCGTTGCTGTCGATTCCAAAGTAACCTCGCCAAGCGTTCCCCCCCAGCAGTGGCGTACTGTTGCACCGCTCGAACAAACTCAGCCGGCGGCGAGTCTGGGGTGCTACAGTGCCAAAGGGGTGAGGGATGCGACCACTCCATTTATTGCCTCCACGTCGTCCGCTGCCTCTCATTAACGGTCATCTTTGAGTATAAGGGGCCAGATGTGGAGACAACCGCTGTCTGATCTCTCCCGTCTGCTGTCGTTATTTGAGGAATCTGCGAAATTTCAATCTCACCCTCGACCTCTGCGGGGTCTAACTCCTGAGACGTATCAGTGGGGTGAGGGGAGTTTTGCCATCGCATCGCCAGTTCTGGCCCGATATCTCGGCGAACGGGACGAGGTTTCGGAGAACTACGTCGTCGGCTTGAGGAGGCCGTTCCTGGCTCGATCGTAAATCCCTCACTCAGATGAGCCGCATCCAATGTCATCTGGACAGATTCCGAGACATCCCGTAGGACCAAGTGACAACAGGCTCCCTCCGCTTGCCGACGTAACTGAATCAAGGACACCACACCATTGCGATCAATGTGGTGAACGTCAGCGAGATCCACAATCCAGGTTTTTTGGTTCGCCGCAACTGTTGCCAGGAGTTTTCCCAACTTGCGTTTGAGCTTGGCTGCACCATGGGCATTCAGTTTGCCGTGGGGTCGAAGGACAATGGCCATCGCCGGTTTTGCACTCCCTTGATTGGACAATAACGGTCAGAATTTTTGAAAATCCTGTTTCTTTAGCTGGATCACGCAACGCAGACACTGAAAGACCGGGTGCGTCCATCCTACCGTGAAATTTTGTTCTGTTTTAGGGACTTCGAGCCAACTTTGTCAAAGTTTTACAGAATTTTTAGCTTAGCTTTGCAAACCTCACCTCGCTCATCGCCATACAACTCTCTCTATCCTGGACATCACTCCCCCAGCATTAATTCTTTTGCTGTTAGGGTTGATTTTTAAATCAACATTTGTTATACTCATCCAGGGAGTCAGCCCCAACCCCGTTGGTTCTTGGAGTCTGAAGACTTCATGAACATTCGCCCCATTCGTCTTCTAAGATGAGGACACACGATTGAATGGAACATGACCAAACTTCAATATGTCTTGTTTATTGGCGTCGCCAGTCTGAGTTTGGCGATCGCCCTTCCCCTGAACGAGCCAGGGATTGCCAGTTCCGGCACAACCAGCCTCGTCACCTGGCAACCCAATGTCCTCGAAGCCATTATCCTGGGGATAGTACAGGGGTTAACGGAATTTATCCCCATCAGTAGTTCTGCTCACCTGAAAGTGGTTCCTGAGTTTCTCGGTTGGGGTGATCCTGGGGCCTCGTTTACCGCCGTCATTCAACTCGGCAGCATTGTGGCAGTGATTTGGTACTTTTGGAGCGATTTAATTCAGGTCTTTGGCGGTGGATTGCGGGCCCTCCTGCAACGGGACTACCAAAGTGAAGACTTTAAAATTGCCCTGGGAATTATCTTAGGAACCATTCCTATTTCTGTCGTTGGCTTAATCGTTAAATTTGGCTTTCGGGAGTTCTATGAATTTACCGCCCGCAGTTCCGTGGTAATCGCCATTGTTTCAATTGTCATGGGACTATTACTGGGCTTGGCAGAACGATTTTGTCGTCATAAACGCAATTTTGAGCAACTAAAAACCCGAGACGGAATTTTAATGGGAATCGCTCAAACCCTAGCCCTGATTCCTGGCGTATCCCGGTCTGGATCAACCATTACCGCCGGTCTCTTCATGGGATTAGAACGAGCCACCGCCGCTCGCTTTTCCTTCCTCTTAGGCCTACCTGCCATCACCCTAGCCGGAATCGTTGAATTGGGTGACGTGCTTGAGGCCACTCAGACGGTCGGCCCTCTGCCCCTCACCGCCGGAATTATTTCCGCTGGCGTGTTTTCCTATCTCTCAATTGCCTGGTTAATCAACTATCTCAAAACTCAAAGTACTTGGCTCTTTGTCTGGTACCGGGTTGCCTTTGGGATTGTGATTTTAGTCGGACTCAGTAGCGGTGTACTGCAACCCTAGGGCCATCACAGCAACGATACAAGCGATGAGATACAAGCGATGAGACAACCAGCCTCCATACCGGTCAGGCTCAACTCCCTCTATAGCCTTAATGGACAACCCATCACCCTCAGCCAAGAACTCGGTCGAGGGGGGGAAGGGAGCATCTACGCCATCGCTGAACAGCCCCAATGGGTGGCGAAGGTTTATCATCCCAATAAACTCACCCCCGAGGGCTTAGCCAAACTGCGGTTGAGTTTACAATATCCCCCCCAAAACCCAGCCATTGCTGCCCCCGTCGATTTATTACTCAATAGCAGTGGTCGGGTATTGGGGTTCATGATGCCACGGGTTCCCCAAGGCTATCCCCTGCATGACTTGTATACCCCCCGCAGTCGTCGCCAGAAACTGCCCTTTTTCACCCATACCCACTTACACCGAGTCGCCCGCAATCTCTCCGTCGCCGTCTCCGCCTTGCATCATCGCGGCTATGTCATCGGCGATGTCAATGAGTCCAATATGTTGGTCAATCCCTCGGCGTTGGTGTTTCTCATTGATACCGACTCCTTCCAGATTCGCGATCGCCGCTCAGGTGTCGTCTATCGCTGTGGGGTGGGGAAACCGGAATTTACCCCCCCCGAATTGCAGGGACAACGCTTCGATCGCTGCGATCGCACCCCCGCTCATGACGCGTTTGGCATCGCCGTCCTGATTTTCCAACTACTCATGGAAGGAACCCATCCCTTCGATGGCGTCTATCTCAAACCCGGAGATCCCCCCCTAATCCAAGATCGCATCCTCGCCGGATACTACGCCTATAGCCAGCGTTCTGTCCCTCTACGGCCCAAACCCTTCGCCCCCCCCTTCACCGCCCTCCATCCTCGCCTACAAGAGCTATTCCACCGTTGCTTTGACCTGGGCCATCAGCAGCCCCAGCATCGGCCCACCGCAGACGACTGGGCGATCGCCCTCACCAAAGCTGAGCAGGCCCTGGTCTCCTGTCAACATAACCCCCGTCACCGCTACGGCGGGCATCTCGCCAGTTGTCCCTGGTGTGAACGAACCCAAAAACTAGGAGGACGAGATCCCTTCCCCGCCCCCAATACCATCGTCCCGCCTCTCCCCAAACGGCGATCGCGACCCAAACCCAAACCTCCCCAGCGGGTAGACAAACCCATCTACCAAGCCCCTCCCCGCACCTTTGCCCGTCCCCGCAAGCCCTTTCGTCGCAGTTCTCGTCCCTGGCAAGTCATGCTGGGGGGAACTCTCTCCCTCATGCTCGGCTACGGGGGCTATCAGCATTGGCAAATGGAACAACAGCGACAGATGACGGTTCAAGAAATCGTGCAACTCCAGGGGGCCGGGCAATTTGGCCGCTGCTTGCAAGCCATTCGCCAAGTGCCTTTCTCCCTACGGGAACGGGTGCAACCCGTCGGCGATCGCTGTCATCTCGGCGAAGCCCAAACCCTCGCGAACACCGGAAACTTCCATGGGGCCCTAAACCAACTGCGACGCATCCAGGACGAAAACGCCGTCTCCGCCAGCGTCAACCGTCTGCGGCAACAGATCACCTCCGCCCTCCTCGAACAAGCCCAACAGACCTATGATGACGGGCAATTGCAAACCGCCATCGCCCTCTTAAACTCCCTCCCCCAAGAAACCACCTCCTCAGAACAACGGCAGGAAATCGCCCAGCAATGGCAACAGGCCTGGAACAGTAATCAAGAACAATTTGACCAGGCCCAAGCCGCTCTCGTGAACAACAATCCCCACCAG contains these protein-coding regions:
- the recJ gene encoding single-stranded-DNA-specific exonuclease RecJ — encoded protein: MEWSHPSPLWHCSTPDSPPAEFVRAVQQYATAGGERLARLLWNRQQRDLSQLRGFLDSRHYQPTAAAAFGAELQQAIARLQQAIAHGDAVAIWGDFDADGVTATSVLWEGLGQFFDRSRQLSYYIPNRLTESHGLNHAGIERLAAQGVSLIVTCDTGSTNLAEIERAAELGVDIIVTDHHTLLPQRPPVTALINPRNFPEDHPLYHLSGVAVAYKLVEGLYEALPEIPQQPKEGLLDLVAIGLIADLVELRGDCRYLAQRGLQQLREQMTNPTHPGVKALLQHCKRHGDRPTDISFGIGPRINAVSRVYGDASFCVELLTCRDGDRAETLARQADEANARRKEVQQRVLQSVQQQLQQIDLSTTTVLVLSDPQWEVGVLGLVAGQIASEWGRPTLLLWEDHQSDPPLAKGSARSVAGLDLYELVNSQAHLLHRFGGHPFAAGLSLPLENLPLLREALNQRLVQKLGRFGGMQPILNYDLEVTVADLGQDLFRELKHLEPCGMGNPVPRLRVRNGWFEGARHRKLKVKGQKLQYLITSFRLRDESCDHGFPGMWWGHYEDDLPPGRCDAIVELDFNSKRSNYEVRLIDVRSIDMEAIEVDEGETLTQPQSRIPDPMSPQPIAIADLEAASQQTWLTLIGIAKYLSRTQETRPRTVIQQKLGIGDRPLEIGLHQLSELGYSIHSPSPDLIQIRHIQPREGDDRPLNQLAQPFLDAVCEEQFRQPYIILGTLKNSSSRSGADSSKSSR
- a CDS encoding STAS domain-containing protein, producing MAIVLRPHGKLNAHGAAKLKRKLGKLLATVAANQKTWIVDLADVHHIDRNGVVSLIQLRRQAEGACCHLVLRDVSESVQMTLDAAHLSEGFTIEPGTASSSRRRSSPKPRPVRRDIGPELAMRWQNSPHPTDTSQELDPAEVEGEIEISQIPQITTADGRDQTAVVSTSGPLYSKMTVNERQRTTWRQ
- a CDS encoding undecaprenyl-diphosphate phosphatase, with the protein product MTKLQYVLFIGVASLSLAIALPLNEPGIASSGTTSLVTWQPNVLEAIILGIVQGLTEFIPISSSAHLKVVPEFLGWGDPGASFTAVIQLGSIVAVIWYFWSDLIQVFGGGLRALLQRDYQSEDFKIALGIILGTIPISVVGLIVKFGFREFYEFTARSSVVIAIVSIVMGLLLGLAERFCRHKRNFEQLKTRDGILMGIAQTLALIPGVSRSGSTITAGLFMGLERATAARFSFLLGLPAITLAGIVELGDVLEATQTVGPLPLTAGIISAGVFSYLSIAWLINYLKTQSTWLFVWYRVAFGIVILVGLSSGVLQP